In a genomic window of Leisingera caerulea DSM 24564:
- a CDS encoding class I SAM-dependent methyltransferase, which translates to MDIKAVEESYARWAPVYDRTFGAVTRSGRRRATRYINSRKGKVLEVGVGTGLSLQHYAPHLQVTGIDFSHDMLKKAQRKVQEMGLSQVEALRQMDARQLDFPDNSFDTVAAMHVLSVVPEPERVMREIARVLKPGGKVVITNHFKSGKGVRASLEKLSAPLANVIGWHSDFALETVLQEDGLSVEQQENIPPFGMMTFLVLSKQQTM; encoded by the coding sequence TTGGATATCAAGGCAGTAGAGGAATCTTACGCGCGCTGGGCGCCGGTTTACGACAGGACCTTTGGCGCGGTGACGCGTTCGGGCCGCCGCCGGGCAACCCGCTATATTAATTCCCGCAAGGGCAAGGTGCTGGAGGTTGGCGTCGGCACCGGGCTGTCGCTGCAGCACTATGCGCCGCATCTGCAGGTGACTGGCATCGACTTCAGCCATGACATGCTGAAAAAGGCGCAGAGAAAAGTGCAGGAAATGGGGCTGAGCCAGGTGGAGGCGCTGCGCCAGATGGATGCGCGGCAGCTGGATTTCCCGGACAACTCCTTTGACACCGTGGCGGCGATGCATGTGCTGTCCGTTGTGCCTGAACCGGAGCGGGTGATGCGCGAGATTGCCCGGGTTCTGAAACCTGGCGGCAAGGTGGTGATCACCAACCATTTTAAGAGCGGCAAGGGGGTCCGGGCCTCGCTGGAGAAGCTCTCGGCGCCGCTTGCCAATGTGATTGGCTGGCATTCCGACTTTGCGCTGGAAACGGTGCTGCAGGAGGACGGGCTGAGCGTCGAGCAGCAGGAGAACATTCCGCCCTTCGGCATGATGACATTTCTGGTTCTGAGCAAACAGCAGACGATGTGA
- the pssA gene encoding CDP-diacylglycerol--serine O-phosphatidyltransferase, which produces MYDAPEKKKSEFALIQLMPNMMTIGAICAGLSAIRAAVYGNYTLAVMLILLAAVLDGLDGRLARALHSESKMGAELDSLADFLNFGVATPMVIYLWALQDVRGVGWISVLVFSVCCVVRLARFNVGSKSEEEPKGRSGYFEGIPSPAGAFLAMLPMFVSFAFDGAMVLPELLICLHMVVVGLLMISHIQTWSPKAMKISREHVKYLLVGFAFMAAALLTYAWTVLVVLCVGYVVMVIWGLVSKPKD; this is translated from the coding sequence ATGTATGACGCTCCGGAAAAGAAAAAATCCGAATTTGCGCTGATCCAGCTGATGCCGAACATGATGACCATCGGCGCCATCTGTGCGGGCCTGTCGGCGATCCGCGCGGCGGTTTACGGCAATTACACCCTGGCGGTGATGCTGATCCTGCTGGCCGCTGTGCTGGACGGGCTCGACGGACGGCTGGCGCGGGCGCTGCACAGCGAGAGCAAGATGGGCGCGGAGCTCGACTCGCTGGCCGATTTCCTGAACTTCGGGGTGGCGACGCCAATGGTGATCTATCTCTGGGCCCTGCAGGACGTGCGCGGCGTGGGCTGGATTTCGGTGCTGGTGTTTTCGGTCTGCTGCGTCGTGCGGCTGGCGCGGTTCAATGTCGGCAGCAAATCGGAGGAGGAGCCGAAGGGGCGCAGCGGCTATTTCGAAGGCATCCCGTCGCCCGCTGGGGCGTTTCTGGCGATGCTGCCGATGTTTGTCTCCTTTGCATTTGACGGGGCGATGGTGCTGCCGGAGCTGCTGATCTGCCTGCATATGGTGGTGGTCGGCCTGCTGATGATCAGCCACATCCAGACCTGGTCGCCCAAGGCGATGAAAATCTCCCGCGAGCATGTTAAGTACCTGCTGGTGGGGTTTGCCTTTATGGCTGCGGCACTGTTGACCTATGCATGGACGGTGCTGGTTGTGCTATGCGTCGGCTATGTTGTGATGGTGATTTGGGGGCTGGTTTCCAAGCCGAAGGACTAG
- a CDS encoding aminopeptidase P family protein, which produces MTARPEMYRFHNGEKAPLQFAVSEYEARIAGLRKIMADTGVSAAVFTSMHNISYYSGFTYCAFGRPYGLVVTGTEAVTISAGIDAGQPWRRSFCDNITYTDWQRDNFWRAIKTVSGEGAVVGYESDHLTLLQKGKLEAFLNPSKLVDLYLPTMEQRMRKSAAEIEIIRAGAAVADVGGFAIRDAVKEGVREIDVAMAGRDAMELEIAKRFPDAEYRDTWVWFQSGINTDGAHNPVTGRTLQRGDILSLNTFPMISGYYTALERTMFVKEVDAESLKIWEANVAAHEYGISLLQPGASCADITHKINAFFEERDLLQYRTFGYGHSFGVLSHYYGREAGLELREDVDTVLEPGMVISMEPMLTVAEGNPGAGGYREHDILVIHEDGNENITKYPYGPEFNVVG; this is translated from the coding sequence ATGACTGCACGTCCTGAAATGTACCGTTTTCACAATGGTGAAAAAGCGCCGCTGCAATTTGCTGTCTCCGAGTACGAGGCGCGGATTGCCGGCCTGCGCAAGATCATGGCCGACACCGGGGTGAGCGCTGCCGTCTTCACCTCGATGCACAACATCTCCTACTACTCGGGCTTCACCTATTGCGCCTTTGGCCGGCCCTACGGCCTGGTGGTGACCGGGACCGAGGCAGTTACCATCTCAGCAGGTATCGACGCGGGCCAGCCCTGGCGCCGCTCATTCTGCGACAACATCACTTATACCGACTGGCAGCGCGACAATTTCTGGCGTGCAATCAAGACTGTAAGCGGCGAGGGCGCGGTTGTCGGCTATGAAAGCGACCACCTGACGCTGCTGCAGAAGGGCAAGCTGGAAGCGTTCCTGAATCCGTCCAAACTGGTCGATCTTTACTTGCCGACCATGGAGCAGCGGATGCGCAAATCGGCGGCCGAGATCGAGATCATACGGGCCGGTGCCGCAGTGGCAGACGTGGGCGGCTTTGCGATCCGCGATGCGGTCAAGGAAGGGGTGCGCGAGATCGACGTGGCGATGGCCGGGCGTGACGCGATGGAGCTGGAGATTGCCAAGCGCTTCCCGGATGCCGAGTACCGGGACACCTGGGTCTGGTTCCAGTCCGGCATCAACACCGACGGCGCCCACAACCCGGTCACGGGGCGCACTCTTCAGCGCGGCGATATCCTGTCGCTGAACACCTTCCCGATGATCTCCGGCTATTACACCGCGCTGGAGCGGACCATGTTCGTCAAGGAAGTGGACGCCGAGAGCCTGAAGATCTGGGAGGCCAACGTGGCGGCCCATGAATACGGCATCTCGCTGCTGCAGCCGGGCGCCAGCTGCGCTGACATCACCCATAAGATCAATGCCTTCTTCGAAGAACGCGACCTGCTGCAGTACCGCACCTTCGGCTATGGCCATTCGTTCGGCGTGCTGTCGCACTACTATGGCCGCGAGGCCGGGCTGGAGCTGCGCGAGGACGTCGACACGGTGCTGGAGCCGGGCATGGTGATCTCAATGGAGCCGATGCTGACCGTTGCCGAGGGCAACCCCGGCGCGGGCGGGTACCGCGAGCATGACATCCTGGTGATCCATGAGGATGGCAACGAGAACATCACCAAGTACCCTTACGGGCCGGAGTTCAACGTGGTCGGCTGA
- a CDS encoding alpha/beta hydrolase, producing the protein MELDDAYANGAYIENAEAYPPRWAASAEDFRNSLHERARLDIPYGEGARQRFDLFLPEGTPKGVFVFVHGGYWLAFDKSSWSHLARGAIAHGWAVAMPSYDLCPDVRIADITRQIAAAVTRIAAEVDGPIALAGHSAGGHLVARMLDKALLPAEVGERIKTVIPISPLADLRPLLRTSMNQKFRMDSAAAIAESPVDMTDRYPAEVTVWVGGEERPAFLDQAIWLVEAWEADHVIAFGKHHFNVIDQLGDPESDLVALIVN; encoded by the coding sequence ATGGAATTGGATGATGCCTATGCCAACGGGGCTTATATCGAGAATGCAGAGGCGTACCCGCCGCGCTGGGCTGCCTCAGCCGAGGATTTCCGCAACAGCCTGCATGAGCGCGCCCGGCTGGACATCCCCTATGGCGAGGGGGCGCGGCAGCGCTTCGACTTGTTTCTGCCGGAAGGCACGCCCAAGGGGGTGTTTGTCTTTGTGCACGGCGGCTACTGGCTGGCCTTCGACAAAAGCTCCTGGTCGCATTTGGCACGCGGCGCGATTGCGCATGGCTGGGCGGTGGCGATGCCGTCTTATGACCTGTGCCCGGATGTGCGGATCGCCGATATCACCCGCCAGATCGCCGCGGCGGTGACGCGGATCGCGGCAGAGGTGGACGGCCCGATTGCGCTGGCCGGCCATTCGGCGGGCGGGCATCTGGTGGCGCGGATGCTGGACAAGGCGCTGCTGCCGGCAGAGGTGGGGGAGCGGATCAAGACGGTGATCCCGATCTCGCCGCTGGCGGATCTGCGGCCGCTTCTGCGGACGTCGATGAACCAGAAGTTCCGGATGGACTCGGCAGCGGCAATTGCAGAAAGCCCGGTGGATATGACGGACCGCTATCCGGCGGAGGTCACGGTCTGGGTTGGCGGCGAGGAACGTCCGGCGTTTCTGGATCAGGCGATCTGGCTGGTGGAGGCCTGGGAGGCGGATCACGTGATCGCCTTTGGCAAACACCATTTCAACGTGATCGACCAGCTGGGGGATCCCGAAAGCGACCTGGTCGCGCTGATCGTGAATTAA
- a CDS encoding NAD-dependent succinate-semialdehyde dehydrogenase, producing the protein MLDATTDLKSLLNDPSLLETRAYIGGQFVEGEDTFDVTNPARGDVIAKVADVSRAQVAGAIAQAETAQKDWAKWTGKERANVLRKWFDLMMENQEDLAVILTAEMGKPLAESRGEVAYGASFVEFFAEEAKRIYGETIPGHQRDKRITVIKQPIGVAASITPWNFPNAMITRKAGPALAAGCSFVARPAAETPLSAIVLAVLAERAGIPAGVFNVVPSSRSSDVGKEFCENPAVRKLTFTGSTEVGRILLKQASEQVMKCSMELGGNAPFIVFDDADLDAAVEGAIMCKFRNNGQTCVCANRIFVQAGVYDAFAEKLKAALEKMTVGDGLKDGTDFGPLITKDAVEKVEEHIADATSKGGEVILGGNPSELGGTFFQPTVVTGATQDMAFANEETFGPLAPLFKFENEDEVIAMANDTIFGLASYFYANDLSRVYKVAEALEYGIVGVNTGIISTEVAPFGGVKQSGLGREGSHHGIEDYLEMKYICMSV; encoded by the coding sequence ATGCTTGATGCAACCACTGACCTGAAATCCCTGCTAAACGACCCCAGCCTGCTGGAGACGCGCGCCTATATCGGCGGCCAGTTTGTCGAGGGCGAGGACACCTTTGACGTGACCAACCCGGCCCGCGGCGACGTGATTGCCAAGGTCGCGGATGTCAGCCGCGCCCAGGTGGCGGGCGCCATTGCCCAGGCCGAAACCGCACAAAAGGACTGGGCCAAATGGACCGGCAAGGAGCGCGCCAATGTGCTGCGCAAATGGTTCGACCTGATGATGGAGAACCAGGAGGATCTGGCGGTGATCCTGACCGCCGAAATGGGCAAGCCGCTGGCTGAGTCGCGCGGCGAGGTTGCCTATGGCGCCTCCTTCGTGGAGTTCTTCGCCGAAGAAGCCAAGCGGATCTACGGGGAGACCATCCCCGGCCACCAGCGCGACAAGCGCATCACCGTGATCAAGCAGCCGATCGGCGTCGCCGCTTCGATCACGCCGTGGAACTTTCCCAACGCGATGATCACCCGCAAAGCGGGTCCGGCGCTGGCGGCGGGCTGCTCCTTCGTTGCGCGCCCGGCGGCAGAGACGCCGCTGTCCGCCATTGTTCTGGCGGTGCTGGCCGAGCGCGCGGGCATTCCGGCGGGCGTGTTCAACGTGGTGCCGTCCTCGCGTTCCTCCGATGTGGGCAAGGAGTTCTGCGAGAACCCGGCGGTGCGCAAGCTGACCTTCACCGGCTCCACCGAAGTGGGCCGCATCCTGCTGAAGCAAGCCTCCGAGCAGGTGATGAAATGCTCGATGGAACTGGGCGGAAATGCGCCCTTCATCGTGTTCGACGACGCGGATCTGGACGCCGCGGTCGAAGGCGCGATCATGTGCAAATTCCGCAACAACGGCCAGACCTGCGTCTGCGCCAACCGGATCTTTGTGCAGGCTGGCGTTTACGATGCCTTTGCGGAAAAGCTGAAAGCGGCCCTGGAGAAGATGACGGTGGGCGACGGGCTGAAAGACGGCACGGATTTCGGCCCCCTGATCACCAAGGACGCGGTGGAAAAGGTCGAGGAGCATATCGCCGACGCCACCTCCAAAGGCGGCGAAGTGATCCTGGGCGGCAACCCGTCGGAGCTGGGCGGCACCTTCTTCCAGCCGACCGTCGTGACCGGCGCGACCCAGGACATGGCGTTTGCCAACGAGGAGACCTTTGGCCCGCTTGCGCCGCTGTTCAAGTTCGAGAACGAGGACGAGGTGATCGCGATGGCCAATGACACCATCTTCGGCCTGGCGTCCTATTTCTATGCCAACGATCTGAGCCGCGTTTACAAGGTGGCCGAAGCGCTGGAATACGGGATTGTCGGGGTGAACACCGGCATCATCTCCACCGAAGTGGCACCGTTCGGCGGCGTCAAGCAGTCCGGCCTGGGCCGCGAAGGCAGCCACCACGGCATCGAGGACTACCTGGAGATGAAATACATCTGCATGTCGGTCTGA
- a CDS encoding globin domain-containing protein produces the protein MTPQEIQNVQQSFAGVFARKADLAERFYVHLFTRIPQARGMFRGNFVKQKAMLTAMIAACVRNLDDPAALAELSARLVQDHAHLDLGARESEVAKRALIAALRDVLGPALDPETETAWASAISRVAGTMDRH, from the coding sequence ATGACCCCTCAGGAAATTCAGAATGTTCAGCAGAGCTTTGCCGGGGTTTTTGCCCGCAAGGCGGATCTGGCGGAACGGTTTTACGTGCATCTGTTCACCCGCATACCGCAGGCGCGCGGCATGTTCCGGGGCAATTTTGTGAAGCAGAAGGCGATGCTGACGGCGATGATTGCCGCCTGTGTGCGCAATCTGGACGATCCAGCGGCGCTGGCAGAACTTAGCGCGCGCCTGGTTCAGGACCACGCGCATCTGGATCTGGGCGCGCGGGAGAGCGAAGTGGCAAAGCGGGCGCTGATTGCCGCTTTGCGCGATGTTCTGGGACCGGCACTGGACCCGGAGACGGAAACCGCCTGGGCCAGCGCCATCAGCAGGGTGGCCGGGACGATGGACCGGCATTGA
- a CDS encoding Hsp20 family protein, protein MRTFDFTPLHRATIGFDQIANLMDRALSADAAQSSYPPYNIEKTDADSYRISIAVAGFAEEDLSVEVKENALVVAAKKAEDGEERTFLHRGIATRAFERRFTLADHVRVTGASLENGMLHIDLHREVPEALKPRRIEISSSRPARPEIEAKTVN, encoded by the coding sequence ATGCGTACCTTTGATTTTACACCGCTGCACCGTGCAACCATCGGCTTTGACCAGATCGCCAACCTGATGGACCGCGCCCTGAGCGCCGATGCCGCCCAGTCCAGCTACCCGCCCTACAACATCGAAAAGACCGACGCCGACAGCTATCGCATTTCGATTGCCGTCGCCGGTTTTGCCGAGGAAGACCTGAGCGTCGAAGTCAAGGAAAACGCCTTGGTTGTCGCGGCCAAAAAGGCCGAAGACGGCGAAGAGCGCACCTTCCTGCACCGCGGCATCGCAACCCGCGCCTTTGAACGCCGGTTTACCCTGGCCGACCATGTGCGCGTGACCGGCGCCAGCCTGGAAAACGGCATGCTGCATATCGATCTGCACCGCGAGGTGCCGGAGGCGCTGAAACCGCGCCGGATCGAAATCTCCTCCTCCCGCCCGGCCCGTCCCGAGATCGAGGCCAAAACGGTCAACTGA